Genomic DNA from Lactuca sativa cultivar Salinas chromosome 8, Lsat_Salinas_v11, whole genome shotgun sequence:
AAATTTTGTGTTCCCAAAAGGTGATGTGACGGGAGATTCGTAGGCGTTTGGAGATGGGATCCTAACATCGATATCCTTTATGTTCAATACCATAACCAAGAAAACAACACAAACGAGAACGAGGCTCAAGTTTTGAATGTTCATGAGATTGCAACTAAACAAaacatgcacaaccccaaactttaAGAAGATCATATGCAGGGAGAATACGATGAAGGAGTTTGTACGGTGACTTGTTTTGAAAGGTAAGTGTAGGATGTCGATTTATGGTGTAGACAACTGTGAAAGCTTCCTCACCCCAAAATCGTCCGGAACTTGGGATGATATTAGCATTTAGCAATGTGCGAATAGTATCTAAGATGTGTCTATGTTTGCGTTCAGCATGTCCATTTTGTTGTGATGTGTCGGGACATGAGTATTGAGGCAATGTGCCATGTTCACGCAAGAAAGTGATAAGGGAGGACTCTTTGTATTCCATGGCATTATCAGCTTGAAATACCTTGATGGATTTTGAAAATTGAGATTGAATCATTCTTGCAAACATGATGTATATTTTGGGTAATTCAGAACGATGATGCATAAGATAAATCCATGTAAAGCGAGTTCAATCATTAACAAAGATAACGTAGTACCTAGCACCTCCCATAGTGGGATGAGGTGCAGGTCCCCAAACATCTGAATGAACTATATCAAAGGCCGTTGAAGAAGTAAAATTGTTGGTAGTAAAAGGCAAAGAATGATGTTTACCAATTTGACATGACATACAAGAAACTGTGTCAGGTTTGATGTTACAAAGCTAGTTGTTTGagtctatatatggaaatatgacCTAGGCGAGCATGCCACATATTAAAGGAAGACAAACTTAATGTAGAGGCCATGAAGTTTGAAGGTAACTCAGGAAGACAAAGGTAGGTCACTTAAAGTAATCTTCTAACTCTATGACCTATTCCAAGAGTCTCATCGGTCTTTGGATCTTGCACAAGACAACCTGAAAGGGTGAAAAGAACATTGGAATCACATAATTGGCTAACCGAAACAAGGCTAATAGAAAATTTTGGAACATGAAAAGTATTTGGTAATGACAGATGAGATGTGGAAACATGTCCACCACTTGTAACAGGTAACCGAGTGCCATCAGTTGTGCAAACAGAGGGAAAAGATTGTTGTGGTTGTTTAGTAACGAATAAGTCTTCATGTGGTGTCATATGATTACAGCAATCCGAATCAAATAGCCCATGTATTCCCAGAAGAGGATGAAAATTCACGAGTACTCATAGAACTTGACATGAGTTGTTGTATCAATTCTTGATTGCTTCATAGTAATTCCATAAGAGTAACCGTATTTTTCACATCAAATGACATGAATCGTGGCTGTTGCTGAACAAATGGAATACTCATGATGTAATTCCAAAGAAATGCACTAAGTAGTGTTGAAATTGATTACCACTGAATGAGGTGCAACCAAATAAATGGGACTGGGTTTTGATAACTAGTCGGTATAAGATAAATGGAAAATTTTGGAACCTAAGTTACAATAGCAACCACTGTACCAAGACAAGTAGTTGATTGATATTTGAAGCATATCGATTTCTGAGACAGCGATTTTGAAGAACATACCTAGAAGAGCAAATTGACAATGGATGCGTTGATTGTAGAAACGATAAATCAAAGGTACGGTAGTTGCTTTAGTAGCGATTCGAAATTTTTAAGAAGCCAACTTCAATTGATTTCTTGAATTGTTGCAATCAATTTTATGTATTGAAATACGGTTGAGAGATGAGCAAGAACAGATCAATGTTGAAGCCAACTTCAATTGGGAAGTCGATTTTGAAAGGGGTTCTGTTGAAGAGGCTATCGATTGAGAGATGAGCAAGAGAAGATCCTGCGCTCGTGAGACATTAATGGAGAAGATATAGTATGTATTATCCAAAAAAGTGTTCATATTACAAGAAGATAAACCTAGCTAAATAGTATAAAATACTAAACTACCTTTAACTATGAATATTTACAAAAGTAACTCTGAAGATACATAAAAGTTGAAATGAACATTAACAACCATAATTAAGAATCTTCTGGAAGACCTGTTTTTGTTTGCTTGAGTTTTTTTTATTGCTAACGATATTCTTCTTTCCATCATATGGATGGCTTTTGTTCTTGTGTCAATAAACTTGGTATCAAAGCAAGATAGTGTTCTTTTTTCTATATCATGAATGTAACTATTTGATGTGCACAAACAAGATGTCATAAGGCTGTAGGAGTGGCCTCACCATCTCCCTCGCTATGCTTACATGGCTTACTCGCTATCACTCCTTTCCAGGTGTTAAACTCATGTGCTAGGATTGCCTCGCCAAGTTCTTTGGCGAGATGAAAGAGAAGATGGAAAGGAAGCAGGTGGTCCCCCTCTGACAATTTCATTGGTTCAGCTTTAAATAGTTGTAAATTCAGCTTAACAATTGTACATTGTTAAagtttatattaattaaatatttaaataaacatttatttgaTTTAAGAAAAAAGTTTTTATCTTTTAAACACATCAATCACCCCATATCATCAAACTATATTTAGGTGTCCATAAAAAATATGATGTGGCAATACTTTAGCACATTGTCACGGACTTGAATCTTCAAGCTCATCGTGCGGCACTAGTTCTCAAACTAAGTAAGCCTAACTCAAAACTTCAACACAAGAATAAGGAAAGAAGGAAGTAACTCAACACACGAAAGCTCTTTATTGCTCTAGAGAACTCAACTCAATTACAAGGTGAGGAGAAATGAAATGGGAGAGCCCTATTTATACAAGAGGCAAGAACTTCTTGGAACTAAGGGACATCTTCTAGAATGTTTCTAGAAGATGTCTCTTCATGAGCCTTCCATGGAGTTTCTAGATATCTTCTAGAACATATCTAGAAAGGACTATTCTAGAGacaaaaataattagagaaaatatCTAAATAAGGCGAGTCATTACATTCTCCCCCACCTATTTTCGTGACGTCCTCATCACGTTCGCATCTCGGTATCTCTTGATCTCATCTTGAAATTGCCATAGTAATTCTTCGGACTCCCAACTTGCCTCGCTATCCGGTAAATTCCCCCACTTGATTTAGTATTCTTTGAAGCTCGGCACTCCCCGCTTCCGTATAGTCCACTCCGAAAGTATCTCCTCAATCTCGCGATCGAATGACGTAATGACTGCTGTTGTCGCGCGCTTTGATATCCCACGTTGGGGATCTTCCGAGTCTTCGTGATACGGATTGAACATGTTGGCGTGAAAAATCGGATGGATCTTCAACTTGGGTGGGAGTTCAAGTCGATACGAAACTTTTCCTACTCTCCCAATTACTTCGAATGGTCCTTCATATCTGCGCACCAAACCCTTGTGTACTTTCCTCAATGTCTTGAATTGTTGTGGGAGAAGTTTCACCATGACCCGGTCTCCGACTTTGAATTCTACGTGCCTTCTATTCTCATCCGCCCATTTCTTCATTTTGTTAGTTGCTTTGTTTAATGTCATGCGAGCCATATCCGCTTGTCCGTGCCACTCCTTTGCCAACTTGTAAGCAGCAACGCTATTTCCCTCATAAGTTGCAGCCAAAGCATTTGGGGTTAAAGGTTGTCGACCTGTGACAATCTCGAAGGGACTTTGACCAGTGGCTTCAAATCTTTGCATATTATAAGAGAATTGAGCAATATCAAGAAGCCTTGCCCAATCTCTTTGATTAGCACTAACATAGTGTCGCAAATATAACTCCAGTAGGGCATTCACTCTCTccgtttgcccatcagtttggGGATGAAAACTAGTAGAGAAGTTTAGTTCCGTGCCCATTTGTTTGAACAACTCTGTCCAGAATCTTCCAGTGAATCGAGGGTCACGATCACTGGTGATGACTTGTGGCACGCCCCAATACTTTACCACATGCTTGAAGAATAGTTTGGCTGTTTCATCCACAGTGCACCCGCTAGAGCCGATATGAAGGTGCCGTACTTAGAGAACCTATCCACGATAACAATAATACTCCCACATCCTTCCGACTTCGGTAGGCACGTAATGTAATCCATAGACACACTCTCCCATGAACCCTTAGGTGTAGGTAACGACTCCAATAGTCCGCCCCGCTGTCTTTGTTCGATTTTGTCTTGTTGGCAGACCAAGCACATCCGAACATAGCCTTCAATATCGTTCCTCATATGTGGCCAATAGTAAGTACTCTCGGCCAACGCTTCTATCCTCTTGACTCCCGAATGTCTCCTTTTGTGAAGAGTAGATCTCCCTTAAGCCAAAATCTCCGTGTCTTCCCATCTCGGGCCATGGCAAGCAGGTTCTTGGCTAAAGGATCATGCTCTAGGCCTTGTTTGATCTGATCTTGCAAGAAGAATCATGCCTGGGTGATTGAGGCGAGGGTGCTTTTGCGATTTAGCGCATCGGCAACGACATTAGCTTTCCCCGGTTTGTACTCAAGCACATAGTCGAACTCTGCTAAGAAGTCTTACAATAACATATCAGTGTTGAACCCAACTTCAATTGGGAAGTTAATTTTGAAAAGAGTTCTGTTGAAGAGGCTATCAATTGAGAGATGAGCAAGAGCAGATCCTGCGCTCGTGAGACATTGATGGAGAAGATATAGTCTATATTATTCAAAAAAGTGTCCATATTACAAGAAGATAAACCTAGCTAAATAGTATAAAATACTAAACTACCTTTAACTATGAATATTTACAAAAGTAACTCTGAAGATACATAAAAGCCGAAATGAACATTAACAACCATAATTAAGCATCTTCTGGAAGACATGTTTTTGTTTGCTTGAGTTTTTTATTGCTAATGACATTCTTCTTTCCATCATATGGATGGCTTTTGTTCTTGTGTCAATAAACTTGGTATCAAAGCAAGATAGTGTTCTTTTTTTCTATATCATGAATGTAACTATTTGATGTGCACAAACAAGATGTCATAAGGCTGTAGGAGTGGCCTCGCCATCTCCCTCGCTATGCTTACATGGCTTACTCGCTATCACTCATTTCCAGTTGTTAAACTCATATGCTAGGATTGCCTCGCCAAGTGCTTTGGCGAGATGAAAGAGAAGATGGAAAGGAAGCAGGTGGTCCCCCTCTGACAATTTCATTGGTTTAGCTTTAAATAGTTGTAAATTCAGCTTAACAATTGTACATTGTTAAagtttatattaattaaatatttaaataaacatttatttgaTTTAAGAAAAAAGATTTTGTCTTTTAAACACATCAATAACTCCATATCATCAAACTATATTTAGGTGTCCATAAAAAATATGATGCGGCAATACTTTAACACATGCTACCATATGCTACCATGCTATCACTCCTTATAGTCTAAGGGAATTTCTTATTCTAACATTTTTTTAAAGTACTCAAGTTCATGATTAAAAACATAAAGTAGACAACTTGGTGCCAAAAGTCACGATTGTGCAAATGCAAATACCGTCTTTTTATCCAGAGGTGTTGTTTGGATCCGTTTAGTGTTTCATTATATAAACCAAAATACACATAAGTTGGTTTAATTGTTTTTGGATTATTCGGTTAACGCATGAAACCATTTCAATTCTAGATTTTCTTACTATTGGATAATAGGGTGTGGAATAAACCAAATACGCATAAGTTGCAACCTTAGTTTAGCATTAAAAACACGTACACTCTAGATAGTTTGTAAAGTGAAATTTGATATCGGCCTTTACAACTTACCGAATGTTTAACATTTGAGAAATTGCAAAGTACATTCCATACTTGTTTTTacatattatgatatgttatatctaaaataaaaaaaataaaaaaaaataaaagtttcatctcgataaaaaattaaaaaatatagatATTAATCTAAATGCTTATTGGATGCATGCAAAAtactaaaaaacaaaataactaaaACCAAAACTACAATAAAGTCTTTATATATTAGCTTCATAATCGATTTaatctttatatattttttaattcaattaagtctcaaataccggtaatcgtatttaatttaaccctttgatccggtcaacaggtcatccaactttcaaaaattatatttttggcacagatttcaaaatttattacaaatttgatccaaaatttacactttttgcctcgattttaaattttgctagaaatttgattcaaaatttaccctttttgcccaagttttagaattttattatgaattcatcctaactttagtttgTTTACAGCTTTTTTTCTCGAAaatttgtttctaatatgttttttctttataaactcatatttatacaaaaataaataaataaataaataaataaaaaacatattttcacataaaaccCTAATATCCCCAACTAATTTGGGACTTAAAAACCCAATATCCCCAACTaattagggataatgacttgaaagggtaacgaactttcgacttttgtcacatttagtcactaaactttttttcgttatctatttgtcattgaactattgaaactgttcacattttacccttatgaccggttgttgccggtcataagggtaaaatgtgaacagattcaatagttcaatgacaaatagataacgaaaaaaagtttagtgactaaatatgaacaaaatcgaaagttcgtttccctctaaaaagttcaatgattaaatgtgaacaaacttcctcttgtattatgttttagcaaattatttatttttgttaaattgtagcaacatttgttgatgacgAAAtctatgaaattaaaaaaaaataaccctgaaaatatatttaaaaaaaaacaaaaaaccaaaaccgaaataaaaaaccaatggtttgacattttccaaaataaaaaatcaaaatttccaatctgattttggttttacaaaaaaatgaatcaTTCTCACTGATatgaattatgaccattggtttggcatgcgaaatttgtgacatcccatgaatatgtagttacaacatcgtctgaactcgtaattcatagtaaggggttagagtataatcgcatgaatacgtagttacaacatcgtttgaactcgtaattcatcacctacaggttatgggtcTGCTGGTATTTCCACtaggttgtctagaatagtccgtggtcgccatctatactctggtagatgactacatcaccACATTGctggttaaggttatggtatctcctttcatcctacatcacatattcatcgttatttatttacctaattatcatcacctttctatcatcacttATCTCTCACCATTTTATTtgatcacacaccaactatttcaccTACTCATGTTTCATctgcaacatatttttagatataaaataaacataccgtttaaatcttttaaaacatgtataaaatcgttcatccaacatagacagcaattattcaaataatatgcacacatagcacgtaattatataaaatacttcatatctatgtgtaagatgaaactaACTATatagggtttctgccaacagcgcagactcgttgagtcgcctcaccgactcgtcgagtccattcattaatccgagtcatcagtcgcgaccttactcgacgagttgaggcgtcaactcgttgagtctctcttcttaactcaaaagaaaaatacttaaattatgatacctagaaatccggatgttacattttgtttttttgtttcatagatttcttcatcaacaaatgttgttacaattaaacaaaaataaataattttgctaaaacataatacaataggaagtttgttcacatttagtcattgacctttttagagggaaacaaactttcgattttgttcacatttagtcactaaactttttttcgttatctatttgccactaaactattgaaactgttcacattttacccttatgaccggcttaccggtcataagggtaaaatgtgaacagtttcaatagttcaatggcaaatagataacgaaaaaaagtttagtgactaaatgtaacaaaagtcaaaagttcgttaccctttcaagtcattatccccaaCTAATTAACCCAAGCCTTATCTAGGTTACGCGAGTTATTATGTTTTGTTTATACACCCATACAAAACATGACGATTAGTATTCATTTCTTATAAAGTCAAAACTGACTCTTTGAATGTTTAATATACTATACATTATTTAACCATAAGAGCACCCATAACATTTATTAATAGGTTCATAAGCAACTTACACAAATATGAACCACAAATTGAGCTACAAGAGAACACTCCGCATTAACCAATACACCCGAAGCATATAGTAATCATTCAAAAGTAATTTCATTTTCAACCCTCTTAAAATCATCATCTTTCCACAATCTACATAAAACCATATTACATATTACCCAAATAGTCCCCTAAAGTCTCAACTATTTGGTGTTAAAGAATTACATATATCAACTTACACAACACAAAACACAATAAAAGTGAGCAAATTCATCAAAAACTATATAAAGGCCACAGTGATCAACACTTGAGCATTCAccattgaaaagtcaaactttCTTCCCATTTTTCCATTCCATTCATCACTAAAAATCTTGTGCACAAACTTACAGAATGGAACATGATTTTTGACCCcttctcttctttttcttcttttgctTTGGTGGCTGGAGAACCACTTTAATGGCTGCATCAAACACTGCCTTCACGTTCTGCAGTAACCATGTACATGTGcaaaaagacgtaaatacccttGCATTGCATCCACATCATTGAAAACAGTTTCATTGGTGTATCATAAAAAAAATGCATCATCTTTCATCTTTAGATGTCCCATGAAAAAAAAAGGCAACTTTACTTTTGGTATTTGCCTCACGAATATTATAACTTTTATGTTCGAAAGTCCAAACTCTTAATGTCAATTACCAAATTGCCCCTGCTGTTTTTAAGGATATTTAGacatttgaccaaaagtcaaaaacaatgcaatttcatgggacatatatattatatacatataaattgAGCATAAATATGACATATCACCTGCTGTGTTTTTGAACTACACTCGATGTAAGCAGGGGCACCAATTAGCTTCTTCAGCTCCTCTCCCTAtgcaaatataaatataataatataattatatatatatatatatatatatatatatatatatatatatatatatatatatatatatatatatatatatatatatgagtgtttCTTTTCGACTTAACACAGAAAGTCATAGAAATGAGACTTTCCACATTAAGTCCTAACCATTTTACAAATTTACCCTcgcttatttttttttctttatatttcCACAAGTGCtctcaaatatttttttaaacatcattTTAAATGGGAGTAGTTTGTAATTGTACCTGAGCTGTAGTTATTGGAACCGCACCAGGATGGTCACTCAAAAACTGTTTATCATCTCGAAGATCTACAAAAGATATAAGCATTTAGTCAGTGttggagggtattttggtcatttgagGTCTTGACttgtcctctctctctctctctctctctctctctctctcttatatatatataaaaattgcagaaattcgatttttaggaTGTTTAAATTGGAATGCATCCCATCTTGGCAACCATTCTTCAtcacaaaaacaaaaatgttggagggtattttggtcatttgatTGACAGTTTAATACAAAGTCTTAGAAAGAAAATGAGAGTAATTGCAAATATTCATTTTGTAGTGAATGAAGGTTGAAAAGAATCTAACCAAGCTTTGTTCCAACAAGGATGATTGGAACACCTGGCGCATAGTGCCTCAATTCAGGAATCCACTGAAAATTTCAACAAATATACAACAAATCCATTAATTATTACATGAACAATTTTAATCCTATTTTACAAAATTAATTTCATGAATACACACAACTTAGTAAACAAATACTTCGAATAAGTTGGATGTTAATGTTAGAAACTTAGAATAGTAATAAGTTAATTAAGAGAATATTTTATTAACGAAATGATACACCAAATATACTATTGATAATAAAAGGGTTAAAGTTgctttttatttagaaaatattgcTATAAGTTGATAGATTCTTCAAAGTAAAATACAAAAacaggaagaaaaaaaaaaaagagatgtTGTAATAAATGGAATCTATGGAAGTATATTACTAATTATTCTtgcatttaaaatttaaaaagcaATATCAAgattaaattacaaaaatggttccCGTGCTTTCTCATATTACTATGTTTAGTCCAAACTTGTAATTTTTTCCAACTTTGGTCCTTATTTCAAGGTTTCATATCGATTTTGGTCCCTGGAACCTTGAAATAAGAACCAAAATCGATATAAAACCTTAAAATAAGGTCCAATATCGACACAAGACCTTAGACTGaagaccaaaactgaaaaaagGTTACAGCTTTGGACTAAACACGGTAAAATCAAAAAGcacagggaccatttctgtaatttactTTAATACCAATAAAGACAGAATCACCTTTTTGGAGACATTCTCATAGCTGGCCTTGCTAATGAGGGAAAATGCAAGTATGAAGACATCAGCACCTCGATAACTCAAAGGTCTCAATCTGTTGTAATCTTCTTGaccttttttttgtaaaaaaaaaataataataaataacataactttttTAGCAGAAAAAGATTATTAAAAAATGACATATACACCAACTTATAATCAATTAAGGAATCAACCTGCAGTATCCCACAATCCAAGATTTACAGTGCTCCCATCTACCACAACATTTGCACTAAAATTGTCAAAAACTGTAGGCACGTAATCCTGTTTTCATAAATAAATGAAGAAAGTCAACATCCAGTCAAAATCATACATGAAGAATCGTTGTAATTTGTGGAAAAAACACATCTTCTACAACTTTTGATTATATGCAAGAAACAAATCTTTCATTTATAATACAGAAATCGATGAAAatgtgttgctatttcttgcattttacCCTTTTTTCACATTAATTAACTATATATGATTCTTAAATACAAAGGAGTGTTCTATTACTTTATCCCTTTATGTTTACCTATCATTTTTGGtgtgaaaagaaaacaattttttgaTTCTTGATCTTGTTTGATGCAAGACAAAATCAAGAAAGAATCCACATGATggtgaaagaaagaaaataaggtAAACAAGTAGAAATGAGAATGTAAAGAAaataagttttaataaaattccatATTTTGCCCTTGCTTCCTTCACCACAAAGAAACTTCATTTATGATGATGGATTTGGGGGCCCACCAACCAACTATATACTTTATCTATACACATCATCCTCCACCCACTACCCAACTAATTAATAAAAGATTCTTTAAATAAGTAAATAATAAATCAAGAATCTGTATGCACACTGATTGTTGTGACTTGAAGAATCATTTAATCAGATACTCAGTTCATTAAGATTATGGGTAGTTAGGTAATTTTCTGTTTGATTCAATAATCATTTTTCTTTAAGCAACTCCTTACCCACTTCtccaaaatatattattttgaccCTAAAtagtcaaaaataaataaataaatattagactTAGTTTTCATCAAACACCCAAAATTGATTATTGAGACTTCAAGTAGGTAAAACTAAACAGATAAAATACGTTGCAGTTTTCAGTATTTTGACCTTTTTCAAAACCGGAAAAATTAAAAGCTAAAAAAGTCTATGATGTTTAATCACTATAGACAATAATTAAGTGGCTAAATCAATAAATTGTTGTAAGTACTTTATATCTTCTATGTTTTTACCCTTTTATATACGTATAATACGACTATAGTAGCTAGCTACTCTTCCTTTTATGAATGTACTATTgaaattcacatgtgaatattaaaATCCTAACAATGACCATAGATGAGGCATAATATTGACTATTGAGAGCTACATGAATAATGTTTATTTGGTTTCTTGTTTCCTGTAATTCACTATTTTTGTGGGTGATTGATGATACAACTAAGCAAGATTATTATGTTTCTTTTTTCCCCATTaagtaaataatgtttaaaaagtATTTGACAAAAACATGGCAAAAAAGGGAAAAAGTAAAAAGTTTAGGACTTGATCGCAAAAGCCTAGTTTTTGTGACTTTGttattaagtcattatttttAAAAGGAAACACTTGTATATGTATATGGCTTGATGGATTAAGTATTGTCCCTATTAGCTCATTAAGAGATAGCTTTGTAGGGAGGACAGGTGGCCATTCATACAGACAAAGGGTAATAGGTGTCTATCCCCCATTCATCTTAATCTTATCCCTATTTATTTCATACAACTTGTGCATTTACAGATCCAAAATGTAGTTGCATCTAACATACCACAACAATTCAATTCTCATGAAAATAAGTACAAATCCAAATTCAAAAAATATCCTACAGAATTATAGCATAaaaagttcaagaatgaaaaaggAAACTTTCTTTCACACGATAAAAACAGCAAAAAAACACATAATCATGTCTTCTATCAAAGAAAGACAATTCACGAAAAACTAAAAACAAGAACAGTAAGGTTTTTGCAGCGAAAACTTCCCCACCAttgaaattttcatttaattataacaaaattcaACGAAAAAATGTCTTCCTATCGAAAAAAATCATCGTTTTGAACCGTTTCATTCAAATTGAATCAAAATTAGGTCGGAATAGAACTATTATCGTCAATTTAGGGCAAAATTAGCTTCTTCGAAATGAGAACAAttaaaattattgaagaaattaaATCGAGATGAAGTTGAATTGACTTTACAGTGGGGAAAGTGTTGCTGGTGTAAGAAATAAGCATACAGGTCTTCCCAACAGCTCCATCGCCGACTGTCACGCACTTTATAAACCGAGATGCGCTCATTCTTGACTTTTTCCGGTAACCGGAGTTTGACTTTGACCTCCGACGACCAACTTCAACAAATATTCTTGTTCTCCTCTCTTGATTAACTTCTCTTTCCTTCAGACTTCAAGACAAAAAAGCTGCAAAATTTCTCCCCAAacatcaaaaccctaaaatatttCCACACTGACTACAATATAAGGACCAAAATCAGCAGCACATTCATCGATTTCGGAACATTTCAAACAAATAGTGTGTgattgtgtgtgttttgtgtgcaGAGAGAAATGAGAAGCaccttagagagagagagagagagagagagagagagagttgcagTAGCTTTAGACAGCCAGCTATATTTTCAatgttcttgaatttcttcattcTCTAATAATTTaagaatttaaaataaataatatcttatgctcaaattaatatatttaataatcatatttacttcACAATTAAATATGTAGGTAATCAATATGATTATATGACAGATATTCTATGatgattatttatatttataattaaataaaggaCGTTTGGATATGAAGAAAATAATCAAGTTTTTGGAGTTTCACAATTCTGATTTAATGTTTAGGTTTCgtttttttaattactttttttataaaaataaaaaataaaaactcgaAAAAAGTTACTTGTAACAAAACTTACGATATCATAAAATTATATAAACTTTGTTATTTTACTATAACTGATTATCTCATATTGATTTTATTCTTCAAAAAATTATGTGGGCCTATGAGAGGGTGACAATTTCATGAACATAGGTGTAAAGATGGTGATGTTTGTGTTTTTTTTCATAagcttttttatttaattaatttattttctgATTATATGGAAATTATAGCTTTCAGTTTTGTAATTTCGTACAATTCATCCTGTTCAAACTAAAAAAACATGAAACCTCATGGACGTTAAAATGGGGTTTTAGCATATGAGTATCACT
This window encodes:
- the LOC111915286 gene encoding rac-like GTP-binding protein RAC1, with translation MSASRFIKCVTVGDGAVGKTCMLISYTSNTFPTDYVPTVFDNFSANVVVDGSTVNLGLWDTAGQEDYNRLRPLSYRGADVFILAFSLISKASYENVSKKWIPELRHYAPGVPIILVGTKLDLRDDKQFLSDHPGAVPITTAQGEELKKLIGAPAYIECSSKTQQNVKAVFDAAIKVVLQPPKQKKKKKRRGQKSCSIL